A stretch of the Panthera uncia isolate 11264 chromosome D1, Puncia_PCG_1.0, whole genome shotgun sequence genome encodes the following:
- the PRDM11 gene encoding PR domain-containing protein 11 isoform X2 translates to MTENMKECLAQTKAAVGDMVTVVKTEVCSPLRDQEYGQPCSRRPDPSSMEVEPKKLKGKRELIMPKSFQQVDFWFCESCQEYFVDECPNHGPPVFVSDTPVPVGIPDRAALTIPQGMEVVKEASGENDVRCINEVIPKGHIFGPYEGQISTQDKSAGFFSWLIVDKNNHYKSIDGSDETKANWMRNVAPLAERKRKPKFSKEELDILVTEVTHHEAVLFGRETMRLSHADRDKIWEGIARKITSVSQVPRSVKDIKHRWDDMKRRTKDKLAFMQQSLSGPGAGGRAPAVVLTAHERAIESALLTARSGHSFPRAELDGTDSPSTSYDEDEEAPGPSRQPLRVPRQRSPEEEAHLARPTLLRSSSSSDQSEMVGPKPEALSRPSPQAQAACRTPRPHPSPPGTGLDWQLLHAYVRQTEVLQQFCQELVTVHRDMANSMRSIGQTVAELTGRVGQVCQTLTEIRDGVQASQRGPDGVAPAGSTPQVEAPLAEPPQAPPAPAPARTTRSRKRKHTF, encoded by the exons ATGACTGAGAACATGAAGGAGTGCCTGGCGCAGACCAAGGCGGCCGTGGGGGATATGGTGACCGTGGTGAAGACAGAGGTCTGCTCCCCACTCCGCGACCAGGAGTATGGCCAGCCCTG CTCTAGGAGACCAGACCCCTCGTCCATGGAAGTGGAGCCCAAGAAACTGAAGGGGAAGCGTGAGCTCATCATGCCCAAAAGCTTCCAGCAAGTGGACTTCTGGT TCTGCGAGTCCTGCCAGGAGTACTTTGTGGATGAGTGTCCGAACCACGGTCCCCCAGTGTTTGTGTCCGACACGCCGGTGCCCGTGGGCATCCCAGACAGGGCTGCCCTCACCATCCCACAGGGCATGGAGGTGGTCAAGGAAGCCAGTGGGGAGAATGACGTGCGATGCATAAATGAGGTCATCCCCAAGGGTCACATCTTCGGCCCCTATGAGGGGCAGATCTCCACCCAGGACAAATCGGCTGGCTTCTTCTCGTGGCTG atTGTGGACAAGAATAACCACTACAAGTCCATAGATGGGTCAGACGAGACTAAAGCCAACTGGATGAG GAATGTGGCGCCCCTGGCTGAGCGCAAGAGGAAGCCCAAGTTCTCCAAGGAGGAGCTGGACATTCTGGTCACGGAGGTGACCCACCACGAAGCGGTTCTCTTTGGGAGGGAGACCATGCGGCTGTCCCATGCCGACAGGGACAAGATTTGGGAAGGCATAGCTCGGAAAATCACCTccgtcagccaggtgccccgctcCGTCAAGGACATTAAGCACAGATGGGATGACATGAAACGGAGGACCAAGGACAAGCTGGCCTTCATGCAGCAGTCTCTGTCGGGccccggggccgggggccgggccCCCGCCGTCGTGCTCACTGCCCACGAGAGGGCCATCGAGTCAGCGCTGCTCACGGCCCGTTCTGGGCACAGCTTCCCCAGGGCGGAACTGGACGGCACCGACAGCCCCTCGACCAGCT ATGATGAAGATGAGGAGGCCCCGGGGCCCTCGAGGCAGCCTCTGCGGGTGCCCCGGCAGCGGTCACCAGAGGAAGAGGCCCACCTGGCCAGGCCTACCCTGCTCCGCTCATCGTCCTCCTCAGACCAGTCCGAGATGGTGGGCCCCAAGCCAGAGGCCCTATCCCGGCCCTCACCGCAGGCCCAGGCTGCCTGCAGGACCCCTCGGCCGCACCCCAGCCCGCCCGGCACAGGCCTTGACTGGCAGCTCCTCCATGCCTACGTCCGGCAGACCGAGGTCCTCCAGCAGTTCTGCCAGGAGCTGGTGACCGTGCACCGGGACATGGCGAACAGCATGCGTTCCATCGGCCAGACCGTGGCGGAGCTGACCGGCCGCGTCGGTCAGGTGTGCCAGACGCTGACGGAGATCCGAGACGGGGTCCAGGCATCTCAGCGGGGGCCAGACGGGGTAGCCCCCGCGGGCTCTACCCCTCAGGTCGAGGCCCCCCTGGCAGAGCCCCCGCAGGCTCCCCCGGCGCCAGCCCCCGCACGGACTACCAGGTCTCGGAAGAGAAAGCACACCTTCTGA